A stretch of Coccidioides posadasii str. Silveira chromosome 2, complete sequence DNA encodes these proteins:
- a CDS encoding uncharacterized protein (EggNog:ENOG410PNB7~COG:Q~BUSCO:13317at33183), producing the protein MKFATGRTIILTGASRGIGWEIARCLLSSPLSSNVVAIARSEQPLLKLKEQYGRQVEIVCGDATERGIADKAVKAALTAFGRIDGLIVNHGVVAPVTKVVESDMEAWKKGFDINFFSAVEFVKAALPHIRISRGNIIFTSSGAATSAVIGWGFYGASKAAMNHFNATLAKEEPEVTCIAIRPGMVDTQMQEELRSEHIDVLGPDDGQRFITAHKEGKLLPPEKPGHVIAKLAVSAPRELSGQFLTWNSEELKDYQDDA; encoded by the exons ATGAAATTTGCAACTGGCCGGACTATTATTCTTACTGGAGCTTCCCGAG GAATCGGGTGGGAAATTGCTCGTTGCCTCTTGAGTTCGCCGCTGTCCAGCAATGTTGTAGCGATTGCTCGCTCCGAGCAACCGCTCTTGAAGCTCAAGGAGCAGTATGGGCGGCAAGTTGAGATTGTGTGCGGCGACGCGACGGAGCGCGGCATAGCCGACAAAGCGGTCAAGGCAGCTCTTACGGCCTTTGGCAGGATAGATGGCCTAATTGTCAACCACGGGGTCGTGGCTCCCGTGACTAAAGTGGTAGAGTCTGATATGGAAGCATGGAAGAAAGGGTTTGACATTAATTTTTTCAGTGCGGTTGAATTT GTCAAAGCAGCGCTTCCGCATATCCGCATATCAAGAGGAAACATCATCTTCACTTCCTCGGGCGCTGCTACATCGGCTGTAATCGGATGGGGCTTCTATGGCGCAAGCAAGGCTGCTATGAACCATTTCAATGCTACTTTAGCAAAGGAGGAGCCTGAAGTCACATGTATTGCGATCCGCCCCGGCATGGTGGACACGCAGATGCAGGAAGAACTAAGATCCGAACATATAGATGTACTCGGTCCCGATGATGGGCAGAGATTCATCACTGCGCACAAGGAAGGGAAGCTACTGCCACCCGAAAAGCCGGGTCACGTAATTGCCAAGCTCGCGGTTAGCGCCCCTCGCGAGCTCTCTGGCCAATTCCTAAC TTGGAATTCGGAAGAATTGAAGGATTACCAGGATGATGCATGA
- a CDS encoding uncharacterized protein (BUSCO:452573at4751~EggNog:ENOG410PNSW~COG:K~BUSCO:15711at33183), which translates to MSDREFTSNDDLSLPKATVQKIITEILPPSSGQNFAKDARDLLIECCVEFITLISSEANEISEKEAKKTIACEHIEKALTDLGFGDYVPDVLAVAEEHKEQLKSRERRTNKIEQSGMSEEQLYQLQQELFRSAGEKYHAGS; encoded by the exons ATGTCTGATAGAGAGTTTACCA GTAACGATGACCTCTCACTCCCTAAAG CTACGGTTCAAAAGATCATAACCGAGATCCTGCCCCCATCGTCAGGGCAAAACTTCGCCAAAGATGCGCGGGATCTTCTTATCGAGTGCTGTGTCGAGTTCATAACTCTGATCTCGTCCGAAGCAAATGAAATTAGCGAAAAGGAAGCCAAAAAGACGATTGCTTGCGAACACATTGAGAAAGCGCTTACGGATCTTGGATTTGGAGATTATGTGCCCGATGTATTGGCCGTGGCGGAGGAGCACAAAGAGCAGTTGAAG TCCCGCGAGAGGCGGACAAACAAAATCGAGCAGAGCGGGATGTCTGAGGAACAACTTTATCAATTACAGCAAGAGCTTTTCAGGTCGGCTGGTGAGAAATATCATGCAGGTAGTTAA
- a CDS encoding uncharacterized protein (SECRETED:SignalP(1-19)~EggNog:ENOG410PHMZ~COG:S~MEROPS:MER0140154), translated as MRVLLGLCASLLLLYGVWARGKPRDCALLGPAFPRPTDLPSSQSFKDDLDRLSRKLAEALESSTINGAESSFSLNIFTVEDEAPIWEYHHVASQFNGTLPAEGLDGDTIYRIASITKLLTVYVLLIESGFEVLDEKITKYIPELAAVPKGVETDTVQWNDITLGALATHLAGILRAATFGDLAPTIESSHIPEGSFPPLDGEDALSCGYSPQNAPCSRKALLDEVLLRHPVYPPFSAPIYSNTAFTLLGLALEQIKGKPLEDMMNESVFVPVGLSRTSLLQPKNHSWGIVPVSPMSSFWNVSFGLEAPGINAYSTANDLSRLGRAILNATLLSATDTRRWMKPMTHTGSTSYSVGAPWEIFRVDSPRVIDMYSKSGSVGSYKSLLFLLPDHNVGFTILVAAPGPSPLYPIASVMTSQLIPALEKEARRQAQMNFAGTYRASGVNSSIVLDANDKHHGIGISSWNSNGTDVIEILKTLAGSRNSSDTARVRLFPTQLTRDSICPGSRKSCTDVSFRLVVEVVPADADNTGYEGMFSRRCDHWVLLDGLLYSHISIDEVMITVEKVSGRAVAVEPRAWRFRMDKIEGPVLSVYEQSFPENAFKSQGVMSSWVVRKLRHCLTLWL; from the exons ATGAGAGTTCTCCTAGGTCTTTGCGCCTCTTTACTCTTATTGTATGGTGTCTGGGCCCGGGGAAAACCCAGGGACTGCGCCTTACTTGGCCCAGCATTTCCCCGTCCAACGGACTTGCCTTCAAGTCAAAGCTTCAAGGACGACCTAGATAGACTATCTCGGAAACTCGCAGAGGCGTTGGAATCGTCCACGATTAATGGAGCTGAGTCGTCGTTTTCTTTGAATATATTTACCGTCGAGGACGAAGCGCCGATCTGGGAGTACCATCATGTTGCGAGCCAGTTCAATGGAACCCTGCCGGCGGAGGGACTGGACGGAGACACAATATACCGCATAGCCAGCATTACCAAACTGCTCACTGTATATGTTTTGCTTATTGAGTCTGGATTTGAAGTACTCGATGAAAAGATCACAAAGTATATCCCAGAGCTTGCGGCTGTTCCGAAAGGGGTCGAGACCGACACCGTACAGTGGAACGATATTACTCTCGGAGCCCTAGCGACTCACCTGGCTGGGATTCTCCGTGCCG CTACTTTCGGGGACCTGGCGCCCACCATTGAATCATCGCACATTCCCGAAGGGTCATTCCCTCCATTAGATGGAGAAGATGCATTGTCGTGTGGATATTCACCCCAAAATGCTCCATGCTCGAGAAAGG CGCTGTTGGATGAAGTATTACTTCGCCATCCAGTTTATCCTCCTTTCAGCGCTCCTATTTACTCTAACACGGCGTTTACCCTCTTAGGCTTGGCCCTGGAACAGATCAAAGGTAAGCCACTAGAGGATATGATGAATGAATCTGTGTTCGTCCCGGTGGGCCTGTCGCGAACGAGTCTTCTCCAACCTAAAAATCACTCTTGGGGAATCGTCCCAGTGAGTCCTATGAGTTCCTTCTGGAACGTTTCTTTTGGGCTAGAGGCGCC GGGGATCAATGCTTATTCTACGGCTAATGATCTATCTCGGTTGGGCCGGGCCATTCTAAACGCTACTCTGCTCTCCGCAACTGACACGCGTCGTTGGATGAAACCGATGACGCACACTGGGTCGACTTCTTACTCAGTGGGTGCTCCGTGGGAGATTTTTCGTGTCGATTCTCCTCGCGTGATCGACATGTACTCGAAGAGTGGGAGTGTTGGATCCTACAAGTCTCTCCTCTTTTTACTGCCGGATCACAATGTGGGTTTCACCATCCTAGTTGCGGCTCCCGGCCCAAGCCCACTCTATCCCATTGCTTCGGTTATGACATCACAATTGATTCCTGCCTTGGAGAAGGAAGCTAGGAGACAGGCGCAGATGAACTTTGCAGGGACATATCGCGCCTCTGGCGTGAATTCATCAATCGTCCTGGACGCAAATGACAAACACCATGGAATTGGCATTTCTAGCTGGAATAGTAATGGTACGGATGTCATTGAAATATTGAAAACCCTTGCTGGCTCCAGAAACTCTTCGGACACTGCAAGAGTCCGTTTGTTTCCGACACAGCTCACGAGGGATTCGATATGCCCTGGATCCCGGAAAAGTTGCACCGATGTTTCGTTCCGATTGGTAGTAGAAGTCGTACCAGCGGATGCCGATAATACAGGATACGAGGGAATGTTCTCGCGCAGGTGTGACCACTGGGTGCTCTTAGACGGACTATTATATAGCCACATCAGCATCGATGAGGTTATGATTACGGTCGAAAAAGTATCCGGGAGGGCCGTCGCTGTTGAACCGCGAGCATGGAGGTTCAGGATGGATAAGATTGAAGGGCCGGTTCTGTCAGTATATGAGCAGTCATTTCCTGAAAACGCCTTCAAATCGCAAGGAGTGATGTCTTCTTGGGTTGTAAGAAAGCTTCGCCATTGCTTGACTCTGTGGCTGTGA
- a CDS encoding uncharacterized protein (EggNog:ENOG410PNWY~COG:L~BUSCO:11776at33183): MPVAGDENYDNSHRAFLQALMARSTMTLNEAKPILAAILSVKDGREVLPEDVTQADLSNYISSINTAISPFDFEIRNSVHQTNHTRVYALVNTTSDPLMQLATTYTADEIAYVKRLLDAMFETNNTLREEAMVVSAIKAVQLAKVSNNNSRRESQSATQGGNAQPLSMREAEDMLQRLVDEGWFEKSRKGNYSLTPRALMELRTWLIESYNDDVDEDEQDNGRRHDKIKFCFACKDLITVGQRCSQRQCPARLHNMCVQNFFRLQRAETCPLCKTNWTENNFVGERALSNQASRGAAGAAPRTSLRTSTQMDIEPNAGGFE; this comes from the exons ATGCCAGTCGCTGGAGATGAAAATTATGATAACAGCCATCGGGCATTTTTGCAGGCTTTGATGGCTCGATCCACCATGACTCTTAACGAAGCAAAGCCTATTTTAGCAGCTATCCTCTCTGTCAAAG ACGGCCGAGAAGTACTACCGGAAGATGTCACCCAAGCCGATCTATCAAATTACATTTCCTCAATTAACACTGCTATTTCACCTTTCGACTTCGAGATTCGTAATTCAGTGCATCAGACGAATCATACTCGAGTCTATGCTCTAGTTAACACCACCAGTGATCCTCTCATGCAGCTTGCGACCACCTACACGGCGGATGAAATCGCGTACGTGAAGCGACTTCTCGACGCCATGTTTGAGACAAATAACACATTACGCGAGGAAGCTATGGTAGTGTCCGCTATCAAGGCTGTGCAATTGGCAAAAGTTTCCAACAATAATAGTCGGCGAGAATCTCAGAGTGCAACACAGGGAGGCAATGCGCAGCCATTGAGTATGAGGGAAGCAGAAGATATGTTGCAGAGATTAGTCGACGAAGGGTGGTTTGAAAAGAGCCGCAAGGGCAATTATTCCTTGACACCACGCGCACTGATGGAGCTGCGAACATGGCTCATTGAATCTTATAATGATGATGTGGATGAAGACGAACAGGATAATGGACGAAGGCATGACAAAATAAAGTTTTGCTTTGCCTGCAAGGATTTGATAACTGTG GGCCAACGGTGTTCTCAGCGTCAATGTCCAGCACGCTTACACAATATGTGTGTTCAAAATTTCTTTCGCCTGCAGAGAGCCGAAACCTGCCCTCTTTGCAAAACCAATTGGACAGAGAATAATTTTGTTGGCGAACGTGCTCTGTCTAACCAGGCCTCGCGAGGTGCGGCCGGTGCTGCACCGCGTACCTCCCTGCGGACATCAACACAAATGGATATCGAACCCAATGCAGGTGGTTTTGAATAA
- a CDS encoding uncharacterized protein (CAZy:GH65~SECRETED:SignalP(1-18)~EggNog:ENOG410PGGE~COG:G~BUSCO:840at33183), whose protein sequence is MFANTLCAGLLFTGQVLGVAHSHGSKASKILDRNILSQRLDKRESNIQAPLYPTKFSGVTWDNTNWRLTTTVLDQGHYQSRGSIANGYLGISVAAVGPFFELDVPVNGDVINGWPLFSRRQTFATISGFHDLQPETNGTNFPWMNQYGGESVISGVPHWSGMILDLGQDGYLDASVENSTISDFVSTLDMKAGTLTWKYKWTPAGRNDSFDIAYQLFAHKLHVNQAVVHMEITPSTNIDATIVNILEGYSAVRTQFAGSGTDGQAIYSSVRPDGISNVTAYIYAQMAGTDEVDMSTLSLVTDKPYIRRNDSTIAQAVSVRLRAGVTTGVTKFVGAASTDGFADPRLVAKDSCAKALNNGFETSLRSHIGEWAIVFPDDSVDNFSLPDTGHLPLDNHIIESAITAVANPYYLLQTTVSTNARKAVNDAPINRGSMAVGGLTSDSYAGLVFWDADIWMQPGFVPAFPEAAQSFTNYRVDKYGQALANAQTAFTSSKNRTHISPDAAIYSWTSGRFGNCTGTGPCFDYQYHLNGDIGLQLINNWVTTGDTEYFKSDLFPLYNSIATLFADVLERNGSKWTLTNMTDPDEYANHVDAGGFTMPMIASTLIYANSFRQMFGLEQNQTWNDMAENVLISRDPSSSITLEYTTMNGSTQVKQADIVLNTFPLRYTENYSPENALLDLDYYAAKQSPDGPAMTYAIFSIVANEVSPSGCSAYTYAQYSFSPYVRAPFFQFSEQLVDDWLTNGGTHPAFPFLTGKGGANQVVLFGYLGYRLLPDSVLHIDPNLPPQIPYINYRTFYWHGWPIKAESNYTHTTIRRAQHRTALPTADQRFADAPIPVHVGPESNVTVYSLPPSGDLVIQNRQIGSIDTFPGNLVQCQPVSSPHEYLPGQFPIAAVDGAASTKWQPTRANMTASLTVTFPESALSSSISGFGFDWAQAPPQNAKVLLHDFPLPPVLDIFAESPPGSIVVADLSEIAVSDPYKPNVTDLNKIMRYKGNTTNVTLSSPVPVTKFATLLISGNQGLGDAEIKAGNGTGATVAEWSILGAGGLGSNGRDDKPAVNKFRIRGVPWTNKV, encoded by the exons ATGTTTGCAAAT ACTCTCTGTGCTGGTCTCCTTTTCACTGGCCAGGTTCTTGGTGTTGCTCATTCCCATGGTTCCAAGGCTTCGAAGATATTAGACCGCAATATTCTATCCCAACGTTTAGACAAGCGGGAATCGAATATCCAGGCTCCCCTCTACCCGACAAAATTCAGTGGGGTAACCTGGGACAATACAAACTGGAGGTTAACGACAACGGTCCTTGACCAAGGTCACTATCAATCCCGTGGCTCGATCGCAAACGGTTACTTGGGTATCAGCGTTGCCGCAGTGGGACCTTTTTTTGAGCTGGACGTGCCAGTCAACGGCGACGTGATCAATGGATGGCCTCTTTTCTCTCGACGGCAGACTTTTGCGACGATTTCCGGATTTCATGACCTACAACCCGAAACAAATGGTACTAACTTCCCCTGGATGAATCAATATGGAGGCGAAAGCGTCATCAGCGGCGTTCCACATTGGAGCGGAATGATCTTAGACCTCGGGCAGGACGGGTATCTGGATGCATCTGTGGAGAACAGTACAATTTCAGACTTTGTTTCCACGTTGGACATGAAGGCGGGGACTTTAACTTGGAAATATAAGTGGACTCCTGCGGGCCGTAATGACAGCTTTGATATCGCCTACCAGCTATTTGCCCATAAACTACACGTCAACCAAGCAGTCGTGCATATGGAGATCACCCCATCGACTAATATAGATGCGACAATCGTTAACATATTGGAGGGTTACTCTGCTGTTCGCACTCAATTTGCTGGTTCCGGAACTGACGGGCAGGCTATTTACTCGTCTGTCCGGCCTGACGGTATTAGCAACGTTACCGCCTATATCTATGCTCAAATGGCAGGCACAGATGAGGTAGACATGTCTACCCTCTCTCTTGTCACCGATAAGCCTTATATTCGGAGAAATGACTCGACAATTGCGCAGGCTGTGAGCGTCAGATTAAGAGCTGGGGTAACAACGGGGGTAACAAAATTTGTGGGAGCCGCTTCGACAGATGGATTTGCAGACCCTCGGCTGGTGGCCAAAGATTCTTGTGCCAAGGCACTGAACAATGGATTTGAAACGTCCCTAAGGTCCCATATCGGCGAATGGGCGATTGTGTTCCCGGATGATTCTGTTgataatttctctttgcCGGACACAGGTCACTTGCCGCTGGACAATCACATTATAGAATCTGCGATAACAGCAGTAGCCAACCCTTATTACCTACTTCAGACGACAGTCAGTACGAATGCAAGGAAAGCTGTCAACGATGCCCCAATAAATAGAGGAAGTATGGCTGTTGGTGGATTGACTTCAGATTCTTACGCAGGACTTGTTTTTTGGGATGCAGATATCTGGATGCAGCCAGGATTTGTACCCGCGTTCCCCGAAGCGGCTCAGTCCTTTACCAACTACCGGGTTGATAAATACGGACAAGCTTTAGCAAATGCTCAGACCGCTTTCACTTCGTCAAAGAACCGGACGCATATCTCCCCGGATGCTGCTATTTATTCCTGGACCAGTGGGCGCTTCGGAAATTGCACGGGAACAGGTCCCTGTTTCGACTACCAATATCATCTCAATGGAGATATTGGGCTGCAGCTCATCAACAATTGGGTTACGACTGGAGATACGGAATATTTTAAGTCGGACCTTTTTCCTCTCTATAACTCGATCGCTACCCTATTTGCCGATGTCTTGGAGAGAAACGGATCGAAATGGACTCTTACGAACATGACGGATCCA GATGAATACGCTAATCACGTCGATGCTGGTGGCTTTACCATGCCGATGATTGCATCTACCCTGATATATGCGAACAGCTTTCGTCAAATGTTTGGACTTGAACAAAATCAGACATGGAATGATATGGCAGAGAACGTTCTTATATCTAGGGATCCTAGCTCTAGTATCACATTGGAATATACAACAATGAACGGGAGCACCCAGGTTAAGCAGGCAGATATCGTTCTTAATACTTTTCCTCTGCGGTATACCGAAAATTACTCACCAGAGAATGCGCTACTAGATCTAGACTAT TACGCCGCGAAGCAATCACCAGACGGTCCAGCCATGACATACGCGATTTTCTCCATCGTCGCAAACGAGGTATCTCCATCGGGCTGCTCCGCATACACCTATGCGCAATACTCGTTTAGCCCATACGTTCGAGCCCCTTTCTTCCAATTCTCGGAGCAGTTGGTTGATGACTGGTTAACCAACGGGGGCACTCATCCTGCTTTTCCATTTTTGACTGGAAAAGGCGGCGCGAATCAAGTTGTTCTGTTTGGATATCTCGGTTACCGCCTTCTGCCTGATTCCGTCCTTCACATCGATCCAAACCTACCTCCACAAATTCCGTATATTAATTATCGAACGTTCTATTGGCATGGTTGGCCGATTAAAGCTGAATCAAATTATACACATACGACAATCCGACGTGCGCAACATAGAACTGCCCTCCCAACGGCTGACCAACGCTTTGCAGATGCACCCATCCCGGTCCATGTCGGCCCCGAAAGCAATGTGACAGTATACTCCTTGCCACCGTCTGGAGATTTAGTTATTCAGAACCGTCAGATTGGCTCTATCGATACATTTCCTGGAAATCTCGTGCAGTGCCAACCCGTCAGCTCCCCACATGAATACTTACCTGGCCAATTCCCCATCGCTGCGGTTGACGGGGCGGCATCGACCAAATGGCAGCCCACCCGTGCCAATATGACGGCCTCACTTACCGTTACCTTCCCAGAGTCTGCGCTCTCCTCCAGCATTTCTGGATTTGGATTTGATTGGGCCCAAGCGCCTCCCCAAAATGCCAAAGTCCTGCTGCACGATTTTCCACTACCGCCCGTGTTAGATATCTTTGCTGAGAGCCCACCAGGCTCCATCGTTGTAGCTGATCTTTCTGAGATAGCCGTGTCCGATCCCTACAAGCCAAACGTGACGGACCTGAATAAAATTATGCGCTACAAGGGCAATACTACAAATGTCACTCTGAGTTCACCGGTGCCAGTGACGAAGTTCGCGACACTCCTGATTAGTGGGAACCAGGGTCTTGGGGATGCTGAGATTAAAGCCGGTAACGGTACTGGAGCCACTGTTGCGGAGTGGTCCATTCTGGGTGCTGGTGGTCTTGGCTCAAATGGCCGAGACGACAAACCGGCCGTAAATAAGTTCAGAATTCGGGGTGTGCCTTGGACAAACAAGGTATAG
- a CDS encoding uncharacterized protein (EggNog:ENOG410QE7H~COG:S~BUSCO:7188at33183) translates to MSTVIVGGGIIGVSTAYYLSDPQRSPRPKEIHIIDSSAELFASASGFAAGFIAKDWFSPEIAPLGELSFNLHRQLAEDNQGAERWGYMTSSALSLQVVGKDGQKTKRGDDWLRRGASRAEVAVRDEAAADDGVPSPLWLTEQRGGTIEKISNNGSVAQVDPLRLCQFLIRKCLERGVRVHYPAHPVAISKNGASAKLILQRLDTKGELSVPCENLILTAGAWTPRVFKTLFPKSNTRIPVGALSGYSLVFRSPRHTLEHERERYGGKCHAIFTTHPKSCGFAPEIFSRHNAEIYIAGLNSLDVPLPEVATDSHKIMEKEKSDRVKRTAVMLMGRANPGIAANLQSEADNINDLEVVREALCFRPWTESGRPIIGRIEDKQLDSNVRFPGNVFIATGHGPWGIALSLGTGKVVSDMVTGKRASADVGQLGLNAEAGLISSRL, encoded by the exons ATGTCAACAGTCATTGTTGGCGGAGGGATAATTGGTGTCTCAACTGCGTATTACCTTTCAGACCCTCAGAGATCGCCAAGGCCGAAAGAGATTCACATTATCGACTCTTCCGCGGAACTGTTCGCCTCTGCATCTGGTTTTGCCGCAGGGTTCATCGCCAAAGATTGGTTCTCGCCCGAAATTGCACCACTGGGCGAATTGTCGTTTAATCTACATCGTCAGCTTGCGGAAGATAATCAGGGAGCTGAAAGATGGGGTTATATGACGAGCTCTGCACTCAGTTTGCAGGTTGTTGGAAAAGATGGGCAAAAGACTAAACGAGGAGATGATTGGCTCCGCCGCGGCGCAAGCAGAGCGGAGGTAGCAGTAAGAGACGAAGCAGCTGCTGACGATGGCGTGCCCTCTCCATTGTGGTTGACGGAACAAAGGGGGGGAACCATCGAAAAGATAAGTAACAATGGCAGCGTCGCTCAAGT TGACCCTCTACGGCTCTGCCAgtttcttataagaaaatgTCTCGAGAGAGGCGTTCGAGTTCATTATCCCGCCCACCCAGTCGCAATTTCCAAGAACGGTGCATCTGCAAAACTGATTCTGCAACGCCTTGACACAAAGGGAGAATTGAGTGTCCCATGCGAAAATCTTATTCTCACGGCTGGAGCGTGGACACCCAGGGTTTTCAAAACATTATTTCCGAAATCAAACACGAGAATCCCCGTTGGGGCTCTATCCGGTTATTCACTCGTGTTTCGGTCACCTCGGCATACCTTGGAGCACGAACGAGAGAGATACGGCGGCAAATGCCACGCCATCTTCACTACTCATCCGAAATCTTGTGGCTTCGCTCCAGAGATTTTCTCCCGCCATAACGCTGAGATTTACATCGCCGGCTTGAATAGCCTCGATGTTCCGCTCCCTGAGGTGGCGACAGACTCACACAAGATTATGGAAAAGGAGAAGTCAGACAGAGTAAAACGGACGGCGGTGATGTTGATGGGGCGGGCCAATCCTGGTATCGCTGCCAACCTGCAGAGCGAGGCAGACAATATCAATGATCTTGAAGTCGTACGAGAAGCTCTCTGTTTCCGTCCCTGGACAGAGAGTGGAAGGCCGATCATTGGTAGAATTGAGGATAAGCAGCTCGACTCCAATGTTAGGTTCCCTGGGAATGTTTTCATTGCTACGGGCCATGGTCCCTGGGGGATTGCGCTCTCGCTAGGGACAGGGAAGGTTGTTTCAGACATGGTGACTGGCAAAAGAGCAAGTGCAGATGTTGGACAGTTAGGCCTTAATGCAGAGGCCGGGCTGATCTCTAGTCGCCTATAA